The following are encoded together in the Paraburkholderia sp. BL10I2N1 genome:
- a CDS encoding isocitrate lyase/phosphoenolpyruvate mutase family protein, with protein sequence MSFNPYTRKNAMSNASTFRQLHDNSIPLRLPNVWDAGSARLVEALGAPAIATTSAGFAWALGYPDGRILPFDEVIASVRRIVRVLNVPLSVDIENGYSDNPKTVADHVMRLADLGIAGINIEDGSDPASLLALKIEAIKDALVKSGSDLFVNARSDVFLTGLAEKSKQPEESISRGNLYASAGADGLFLPALVQSSDIETIVGATRLPLNVMAVPRLADAATLGKLGVRRLSAGSGISQIVLGKAKALAQDFLEDGRSEAPDNNPLPYSEIQDLFARVTNP encoded by the coding sequence TTGAGTTTCAATCCCTATACAAGGAAAAACGCAATGTCTAATGCAAGCACATTCCGTCAGTTGCACGACAATTCGATCCCGCTCCGCTTACCGAATGTCTGGGATGCCGGTAGTGCACGTCTCGTTGAGGCGTTGGGTGCACCCGCAATCGCCACGACAAGCGCCGGCTTTGCGTGGGCATTGGGATATCCAGACGGCCGCATACTCCCTTTCGATGAGGTTATCGCTTCAGTTCGGCGTATCGTCCGCGTGCTGAACGTGCCCTTGTCGGTTGATATCGAGAATGGCTATTCCGACAATCCGAAGACCGTTGCGGACCATGTCATGCGACTGGCGGATCTCGGCATCGCCGGCATCAATATCGAAGACGGCTCAGACCCGGCATCGCTTCTCGCCTTGAAGATCGAGGCGATCAAGGACGCCCTTGTGAAGTCGGGTTCGGATCTCTTCGTCAACGCACGCTCCGACGTCTTTCTTACAGGCCTCGCTGAAAAATCGAAGCAGCCGGAAGAGTCGATTAGTCGCGGCAATCTGTATGCCTCAGCCGGTGCGGACGGTCTTTTCCTTCCGGCCCTCGTGCAGTCATCCGATATTGAGACGATTGTCGGCGCAACCCGACTGCCTCTTAACGTCATGGCCGTGCCAAGGCTCGCCGACGCAGCGACCCTCGGAAAGCTGGGAGTGCGGCGGTTAAGTGCGGGTAGCGGCATCTCGCAAATCGTGCTCGGCAAAGCGAAGGCCCTCGCACAAGACTTTCTGGAGGATGGTCGTTCTGAAGCGCCCGATAACAATCCCTTGCCGTATTCCGAGATCCAGGATCTTTTCGCCAGAGTGACGAATCCGTGA
- a CDS encoding MFS transporter, producing the protein MDRRLLTLSLGMFALGTDSFVFAGILPEIAHSFGVSIGAAGQLISVYALSYALLGPTIAALAANVPRKRLLLSGIGLFVIANLGTIVAPNLGIALATRAFAGLGAAMFSPTASGTGASLVPAERRGYALSIIVAGLTTATALGSPIGAVIGGLASWHWTLVLVAALGAAAFAGILAFLPDVPLPPAISLKERLSPLTDSRVGLTLTTTVLAQIGTFIIFSYFSVVFDRAIGHSAPVLGGLLVLWGLAGTFSNLLTGRILDKIRSHKVVLIKLSIVAVVILTMPITGAHLWSAAIAVTIWGACAWGVLVPQQFRLASLNPPMTAVLVGLNTSATYVGVSIAGALGAAVIPVIGSHNLGYLSSIPVVMAILVSGLATRRIASFAKTAKGAVAA; encoded by the coding sequence ATGGATCGCCGCCTTCTAACACTCTCACTCGGTATGTTCGCGCTGGGCACCGACAGCTTCGTCTTCGCGGGCATCCTTCCTGAAATCGCACACTCGTTTGGCGTGAGCATCGGCGCTGCTGGCCAGTTGATCAGTGTGTATGCACTGAGCTATGCCCTGCTCGGTCCGACCATCGCAGCGCTTGCTGCGAACGTTCCACGAAAGCGTCTGCTGCTCAGCGGCATCGGATTGTTCGTCATCGCCAATCTCGGCACCATCGTGGCGCCGAATCTCGGCATCGCGCTGGCCACGCGAGCTTTCGCAGGTCTTGGCGCAGCCATGTTCTCGCCGACTGCCAGCGGAACAGGTGCGTCACTGGTGCCGGCGGAGCGTCGCGGGTACGCGTTGTCCATCATCGTGGCGGGATTGACGACCGCTACCGCGCTGGGCTCGCCCATCGGTGCCGTGATCGGCGGGCTCGCAAGCTGGCACTGGACGCTGGTTCTCGTTGCTGCACTCGGTGCAGCCGCGTTCGCCGGTATCCTGGCATTCCTGCCTGACGTGCCGTTGCCGCCGGCCATCTCGCTCAAGGAGCGTCTGTCTCCTCTTACCGATTCCCGCGTCGGACTCACGCTCACGACGACGGTGCTTGCACAGATCGGCACATTCATCATCTTCAGCTACTTCTCCGTTGTGTTCGATCGTGCGATCGGCCACAGCGCCCCTGTGCTGGGTGGATTGCTTGTGCTATGGGGACTGGCAGGAACCTTCTCGAATCTGCTGACAGGACGGATCCTCGACAAGATCCGTTCGCACAAAGTCGTTCTGATCAAACTCTCTATCGTTGCAGTCGTCATCCTCACGATGCCGATCACCGGCGCACATCTTTGGAGTGCAGCGATCGCGGTGACGATCTGGGGCGCCTGTGCATGGGGTGTGCTGGTGCCACAACAGTTCCGTCTCGCGAGCCTGAATCCGCCGATGACGGCTGTGCTGGTCGGTCTCAACACTTCAGCGACTTATGTAGGTGTGTCCATTGCTGGGGCTCTCGGTGCTGCTGTGATCCCGGTCATCGGCAGCCATAACCTGGGGTACCTCTCCAGTATTCCCGTGGTCATGGCGATCCTTGTCTCCGGGCTCGCGACGCGCCGCATCGCGTCGTTTGCAAAAACAGCAAAAGGCGCCGTAGCGGCTTGA
- a CDS encoding efflux transporter outer membrane subunit, whose product MNGFVSRTSKAIVGSLIVSALLAACAVGPDYVAPDTQMAPFHNAKVVADRQTTLPAPKLESWWTGFNDLELVKVVQRALDQNLNLQAAIARVAQSRAAAQAAGARLLPTVDANASYTAAHQSVQSPLGTIASAFPNYSRDQKEYVAGATASWEIDLAGGLRRAHAAATDEEQAAEAAQLGTRVTVAADAADAYLQIRGLQAELAVTQDQVDTDARLLELVKARKQAGASDEREVAQAEALLRQARATLPSLRVSLEAQLNRLDVLMGAQPGTYAAELGTNAGVIPDVPAVGSADQPVDVLRRRPDIIAAERHLAASNEAIGVALADYYPKISLAGALGFDSISASHFLSAKSFQPAGTGALQWRLFDFGKVDAEVKNARGSYAEALAQYREAALKATEDVEDALMTLSQTEIRAQEIQQEVDALTKARDLSEKAYRAGSIALTDVLDADRQLLESRDDLDATKADAARAAVRTFRSLGGGWDAPHQQVAQTN is encoded by the coding sequence ATGAACGGCTTCGTATCCAGAACTTCGAAAGCGATCGTAGGTAGTCTGATCGTCAGCGCCTTGCTTGCGGCCTGCGCCGTCGGGCCGGATTATGTTGCGCCCGACACGCAGATGGCGCCGTTTCACAACGCGAAGGTCGTCGCTGACCGGCAAACGACGTTGCCGGCCCCGAAGCTCGAGAGCTGGTGGACAGGATTCAACGACCTCGAACTGGTCAAGGTGGTGCAACGGGCGCTCGATCAGAACCTGAATCTCCAGGCTGCGATTGCACGTGTCGCCCAGTCGCGTGCGGCGGCTCAGGCGGCTGGCGCCCGCCTGCTTCCGACGGTCGATGCCAATGCGTCGTACACGGCAGCACACCAGAGCGTGCAGAGTCCTCTTGGCACGATCGCGAGCGCGTTTCCCAATTACAGCCGCGACCAGAAGGAGTATGTCGCTGGTGCGACGGCAAGCTGGGAAATCGATCTGGCCGGTGGTCTGCGGCGCGCACACGCGGCAGCCACCGATGAAGAGCAGGCCGCCGAGGCCGCTCAACTCGGCACGCGCGTGACGGTCGCTGCCGACGCTGCCGACGCATACCTGCAAATCAGAGGGCTGCAGGCGGAACTGGCCGTCACCCAGGATCAGGTGGATACCGATGCGCGTCTGCTGGAGCTCGTGAAAGCGCGCAAACAGGCCGGTGCATCCGACGAACGCGAGGTGGCGCAGGCTGAAGCCTTGTTGCGTCAGGCACGTGCCACCCTTCCGAGCTTGCGCGTGTCGCTCGAAGCGCAGTTAAACCGGCTCGATGTGCTGATGGGCGCACAGCCGGGGACCTATGCGGCAGAACTCGGCACGAATGCGGGTGTCATTCCGGACGTGCCTGCCGTCGGCAGCGCGGATCAGCCCGTCGATGTCCTGCGGCGCCGCCCTGACATCATTGCTGCCGAACGCCACCTGGCGGCTTCCAACGAAGCGATCGGCGTGGCACTTGCCGATTACTACCCGAAGATTTCGCTCGCTGGCGCACTGGGATTCGACAGCATCTCAGCCAGTCACTTCCTGAGCGCGAAGTCGTTCCAGCCAGCCGGGACAGGTGCGCTGCAGTGGCGTCTGTTCGATTTCGGCAAGGTAGACGCCGAGGTCAAGAATGCGCGCGGGTCGTACGCGGAGGCATTGGCGCAGTATCGGGAGGCTGCTCTCAAAGCGACCGAAGACGTCGAAGACGCCTTGATGACGCTTTCGCAAACGGAGATTCGTGCGCAGGAAATTCAGCAGGAAGTCGACGCATTGACGAAGGCGCGCGACCTTTCAGAGAAAGCGTATCGCGCGGGTTCGATCGCGCTCACTGATGTGCTCGACGCCGACCGGCAACTTCTCGAGTCACGCGACGATCTCGATGCAACGAAGGCAGACGCTGCCCGCGCTGCGGTGAGAACGTTCCGTTCGCTGGGCGGAGGATGGGACGCTCCGCATCAACAGGTCGCACAGACGAACTGA
- a CDS encoding efflux RND transporter permease subunit yields MKLTHFFIEHPRFAAVLNIFVVLIGLATMMKLPVAQYPNIVPTTIQITTSYPGASADTIARTVATPLEQSVNGVENMDYISSQSTSNGQLTITVIFKVGTDPNTALLLTRSRVEDTLSRLPAEVQLQGVQVKKTIQALLLGVHVYSPDGSRSPEYLSNYMLKVRDQIARLPGVSDFQLFGERQYAMRIWIDPDKAASYNISASEILAALRAQNAAVSAGVLNQPPVSNNGTGAYQINIDALGRLTTSEQFGDVVVKSDTQGRVTRIRDIGRVELGSVDYGSKAYADRYAATPWFVIATPDANVVQVEHDVWAKMAELKKSFPPGVDYIKIYDPTTFVSQSIHEVAVTIGIAILLVVGVVYLFLQNWRATIIPVVAIPVSLVGTFTVLSLFGASINNLSLFGLVLAVGIVVDDAIVVVENVERNMALGMSPKEAAHRTMNEVSTAIIAIALTLCAVFGPTALMSGISGLFFKQFAITIAASTVISCFVSLTLSPALCAVLLKPHEMEKSHGGTTALGRVHHAIFGRFNSSFEWLSSRYGKMTGRAVRATTVMLIVYAGLIGATALQMSKMPTGFIPDQDIGYQAVIAFLPPGSSLERTDKVIREINDIVLDTPGLKGVTHTSPVSGLDVTTGTIAPNVGTLFYGLPSLYGKHVPGVNAASMLVELRKRVAGVKDAVVVVINPPPVQGLGAAGGFKLMLEDRGGLGPQALADAARALVAAANKDKVFGGVFTLYNAGAPSVYADIDRLKAEKIGLTPTDVFSTMDLYLGSQYVNDFNFMGRTYQVRVQGDEAFRRTPEDIGRLRVRNSTGDMVPISSVATFRNTTQPYRVPRYNMYPAAEIMGAAGPGYSSGDAIQHMEQLAAQVLPNGITYEWTDLAHQQKEQTMSPLVIFAASALFVFLVLAAQYESWKTPLAIVLIVPMCLLAAAIGLNMRGMPIDILAQIGFVVLVGLAAKNAILIVEFARQRQEEDGVDAEDAATHAAHVRLRPILMTSFAFIAGVAPLAIASGAGSEMRQSLGTTVFFGMLGVTLFGLAFTPAFYAFVRKLGVKGALAVRQLGSGEVK; encoded by the coding sequence ATGAAACTGACTCACTTCTTTATCGAGCACCCGCGCTTTGCAGCGGTGCTCAACATATTCGTTGTGCTCATCGGCCTCGCAACCATGATGAAGCTGCCGGTGGCCCAGTATCCGAACATCGTTCCCACGACCATTCAGATCACGACTTCGTATCCGGGTGCGTCGGCGGATACCATTGCGCGCACGGTCGCAACGCCGCTCGAGCAGTCCGTCAATGGCGTCGAGAACATGGATTACATTTCGAGCCAATCGACCAGCAACGGTCAGTTGACGATCACTGTGATCTTCAAGGTCGGGACGGACCCGAACACAGCGCTTCTGCTCACGCGGAGCCGCGTGGAAGACACGCTGTCGCGCCTGCCCGCCGAAGTGCAACTGCAGGGCGTCCAGGTGAAAAAGACCATTCAGGCGCTGCTGCTCGGCGTTCATGTCTATTCGCCCGACGGTTCCCGCAGTCCCGAATACCTGTCGAACTACATGCTGAAGGTGCGCGATCAGATCGCGCGTTTGCCGGGCGTGTCGGACTTTCAGCTGTTCGGCGAGCGGCAATACGCAATGCGCATCTGGATCGATCCCGACAAGGCCGCCTCGTACAACATCAGCGCCAGCGAAATACTCGCCGCGCTTCGTGCGCAGAACGCCGCCGTGTCGGCAGGTGTGCTCAATCAGCCGCCTGTGTCGAACAATGGGACGGGTGCCTACCAGATCAATATCGACGCGCTTGGCCGCCTCACCACGTCCGAACAGTTTGGCGACGTCGTGGTCAAATCCGATACACAGGGACGCGTAACACGCATTCGCGATATCGGTCGTGTCGAGCTCGGTTCGGTGGACTACGGCTCCAAAGCTTATGCCGACCGGTACGCGGCCACGCCGTGGTTCGTCATTGCCACGCCCGATGCGAACGTGGTACAGGTCGAGCATGACGTGTGGGCCAAAATGGCTGAACTGAAGAAGAGCTTCCCGCCCGGCGTCGACTACATCAAGATCTACGACCCGACTACGTTTGTTTCCCAGTCGATTCATGAGGTAGCCGTAACCATCGGCATCGCCATTCTGTTGGTGGTCGGTGTCGTGTATCTGTTCCTGCAGAACTGGCGTGCCACGATCATCCCGGTCGTTGCGATTCCCGTGTCGCTGGTCGGAACCTTCACCGTCCTTTCGCTGTTCGGCGCGTCGATCAATAACCTTTCCCTGTTCGGACTGGTTCTGGCCGTCGGGATTGTCGTGGACGATGCAATCGTGGTTGTCGAGAATGTCGAACGGAACATGGCGCTCGGCATGTCGCCGAAAGAGGCCGCTCATCGAACGATGAACGAAGTTTCGACGGCCATTATTGCCATCGCGCTCACGTTGTGTGCGGTGTTCGGGCCCACTGCGTTGATGTCCGGCATCTCCGGGCTGTTCTTCAAGCAGTTCGCGATCACGATCGCCGCGTCGACCGTCATCTCATGCTTCGTTTCGCTAACGCTGAGCCCGGCTCTGTGCGCGGTGCTTCTCAAGCCGCACGAGATGGAGAAGTCTCACGGCGGAACGACCGCGCTGGGCCGCGTCCATCATGCGATTTTCGGTCGGTTCAACTCGTCGTTTGAATGGTTGTCGTCCCGCTACGGAAAGATGACGGGCCGCGCCGTACGCGCGACGACTGTCATGCTGATCGTCTATGCCGGTCTGATTGGTGCGACTGCCTTGCAGATGTCGAAAATGCCCACCGGTTTTATTCCGGATCAGGACATCGGCTATCAGGCTGTGATCGCGTTCCTTCCTCCGGGATCCAGTCTCGAGCGCACCGACAAGGTGATTCGCGAGATCAACGACATCGTGCTCGATACGCCTGGGCTCAAAGGCGTGACTCACACGTCACCTGTGTCGGGCCTCGACGTTACGACGGGCACGATTGCGCCCAACGTGGGAACACTTTTCTACGGGCTGCCTTCGCTGTACGGCAAACATGTCCCCGGCGTCAATGCGGCGTCGATGCTGGTCGAACTGCGTAAGCGGGTCGCGGGTGTCAAGGACGCGGTGGTCGTCGTGATCAATCCGCCGCCCGTGCAGGGCCTGGGCGCGGCGGGTGGCTTCAAGCTGATGCTGGAAGACCGCGGCGGACTCGGGCCGCAGGCACTCGCCGACGCGGCGCGTGCACTCGTGGCTGCAGCGAACAAGGACAAGGTGTTCGGTGGCGTATTCACGCTTTACAACGCGGGCGCGCCATCTGTCTATGCGGACATCGACCGCCTCAAGGCAGAAAAGATTGGTCTCACGCCAACGGATGTGTTTTCCACGATGGACCTCTACCTTGGCTCGCAGTACGTGAATGACTTCAACTTCATGGGGCGTACGTATCAGGTGCGTGTTCAGGGCGATGAAGCATTCCGGCGGACACCGGAAGACATCGGACGGCTCAGGGTGCGCAATTCGACGGGTGACATGGTGCCGATCAGCAGTGTGGCGACGTTCAGAAACACGACCCAGCCGTATCGCGTGCCGCGCTACAACATGTATCCCGCAGCGGAAATCATGGGTGCAGCGGGCCCTGGATACTCGTCTGGCGATGCCATTCAACACATGGAACAGCTCGCAGCCCAGGTGCTTCCGAATGGCATCACGTACGAATGGACTGATCTCGCTCATCAGCAAAAAGAGCAGACCATGTCTCCGCTCGTGATCTTCGCCGCTTCGGCACTGTTCGTGTTCCTCGTGCTCGCCGCGCAGTATGAAAGCTGGAAGACGCCTCTCGCGATCGTGCTGATCGTGCCGATGTGTCTGCTCGCAGCGGCGATCGGTCTGAACATGCGAGGCATGCCGATCGACATTCTTGCGCAGATTGGCTTTGTGGTGCTCGTTGGACTGGCCGCCAAGAACGCGATTCTCATCGTCGAGTTCGCAAGACAGCGCCAGGAGGAAGACGGCGTCGATGCGGAGGACGCCGCCACCCATGCGGCACACGTGCGGCTGCGGCCCATCCTGATGACGTCATTCGCCTTTATCGCGGGTGTGGCACCCCTCGCCATTGCTAGCGGCGCCGGCTCGGAAATGCGGCAATCACTCGGCACGACGGTGTTCTTCGGGATGCTCGGCGTGACGCTCTTCGGGCTCGCATTCACCCCGGCGTTTTACGCCTTCGTTCGCAAGCTCGGCGTCAAGGGCGCGCTTGCCGTGCGGCAACTCGGTAGTGGAGAAGTGAAATGA
- a CDS encoding SDR family oxidoreductase codes for MMILKGKRALVTGASRGIGAAIAKALAAAGADVAITYQKSTEQAASVVNAIEAEGRRSIAIQADSANASAVQASVQKTVEALGGLDILVNNAGILRMGDVKDISIVDIDATLNVNVRAPILAAKAAIPHLRTGGRIISIGSYFADRVPASMLGIYAGSKSALVAFTQGLARELGPQGITANLVQPGSINTDMNPVEGPFASTLKSLTATGDYGKGEDIAQAVVFLASANASYVTGTTLTVDGGANA; via the coding sequence TTGATGATACTTAAAGGCAAACGCGCTCTGGTCACCGGGGCGAGTCGAGGTATCGGGGCTGCAATCGCGAAGGCTTTAGCCGCCGCCGGCGCAGATGTGGCGATCACATATCAAAAGTCGACAGAGCAGGCCGCCAGCGTTGTGAATGCGATCGAAGCGGAAGGCCGGCGCAGTATCGCAATCCAGGCGGATAGCGCAAATGCATCGGCCGTTCAGGCGTCCGTACAGAAGACCGTCGAAGCATTGGGTGGGCTCGATATCCTGGTGAACAACGCCGGCATTCTTCGAATGGGCGATGTAAAGGATATTTCCATCGTAGACATCGACGCGACGCTTAACGTCAATGTGCGTGCACCGATCCTGGCCGCAAAAGCCGCAATCCCCCACCTGAGGACGGGAGGGCGAATTATTTCGATCGGTAGTTACTTTGCCGACCGCGTCCCGGCCTCGATGCTCGGCATCTATGCTGGCTCCAAGTCCGCTCTCGTTGCGTTCACCCAGGGCCTGGCAAGAGAACTCGGCCCACAAGGAATTACGGCAAATCTTGTCCAGCCTGGCTCCATCAATACAGATATGAACCCGGTCGAAGGCCCGTTCGCGTCGACGCTGAAATCACTGACGGCCACAGGCGACTACGGTAAAGGCGAAGACATTGCGCAAGCAGTGGTCTTCCTCGCGAGCGCCAACGCCAGTTACGTCACCGGCACCACGCTCACCGTCGACGGTGGCGCCAACGCTTAA